One window of Triplophysa rosa linkage group LG8, Trosa_1v2, whole genome shotgun sequence genomic DNA carries:
- the LOC130558372 gene encoding uncharacterized protein C7orf31 homolog, with the protein MASRFQRERVPAVIKGHQHFSYGGAVLPESVTIQQYYELTPTKKSNLRINDQLLPKPTDIDMREWMIKAVVQKEHPYQSHIPRYAMFPSYESPDDPHTGVRAASTLPLNPLLPSSAPAVTVLYKTKGYRKHIM; encoded by the exons ATGGCTTCCCGTTTTCAGAGGGAAAGAGTCCCAGCAGTCATTAAGGGACACCAACACTTCAGCTATGGAGGGGCAGTATTACCCGA GTCTGTCACTATCCAACAATATTATGAGCTAACCCCAACCAAGAAGAGTAATCTCCGCATCAATGACCAGCT GCTTCCAAAACCTACAGACATCGACATGAG AGAGTGGATGATTAAAGCCGTCGTTCAGAAGGAACATCCGTACCAGTCCCACATCCCACGATATGCAATGTTTCCATCTTATGAGTCTCCTGATGACCCTCACACAGGAGTGAGAGCTGCTTCTACACTGCCCCTGAACCCACTGCTGCCCTCTAGTGCTCCTGCTGTTACTGTTCTCTACAAGACTAAAGGTTACAGAAAACACATCATGTGA
- the pde11al gene encoding dual 3',5'-cyclic-AMP and -GMP phosphodiesterase 11A gives MTNFDFSDVEAFLDCHPELFEEYLMRKGKSDTLSRWLKEHQPSKTSPVEEKRGVARDPFWPSNPDGLKRRSSHMELRRNFARSKAMTAHRTYDEQSQSSMRRRALLRKASSLPPTTAHILSALLESRVNVPQYASSAIDYKYRLKESNEREFFLELVKDISNELDMTNLSYKILINVCIMVDADMCSLFLVEGPFHKRTLVSKFFDVHSGTTVRPSSSTLDSNEVQVPWGKGIIGYVAEHGETVNIPNAYEDHRFSDEIDKLTGYKTQSILCMAIHNSDGEVIGVVQAINKNPNGTPFTEDDEKVMHMYLPFCGISISNAKLFSESRKEYDRSRALLEVVNDLFEEQTDLEKIVRKIMQRALTLLQCERCSVLLLEDIHSPVVKFSQTFELMSPLCSVDHDISMEKVSCSDWLINNSIAELVASTGLPVNISDVCQDPRFDAEADQASGFHIRSVLCVPIWNRTHQIIGVAQILNRLDRKTFNDADQRLFEAFVIFCGLGINNTMMYNQVKKTWAKQSVALDMLSYHATCSKAEVDRLKAAKIPLSSELGIDEFHFNDFSLDNDAMITASLRMFLELGVVQKFKIDYEVLCRWLLTVRKNYRTVAYHNWRHAFNVSQCMFVMITTAGFQEVLTDTETLALMVGCLCHDLDHRGTNNAFQAKSGSALALLYGTSATLEHHHFNHAVMILQSEGHNIFANLSSKEYSNMMQLLKQAILATDLTLYFKRRTKFFECVLSGQFSWSNEEHRDIIRSMLMTACDLGAVTRPWEISKQVAELVTSEFFEQGDRERSELKLTPAAIFDRNRKDELPELQLEWIDGICMPLYEALVKLNRKLQPMVDGIDANRKKWEELCLSYQQTRRASKCNSSLEAGENTEACHCADSAHEPESSQCEATNQSTDSTYSVEPNQTPAAN, from the exons ATGACCAATTTTGATTTTTCCGACGTGGAGGCATTTTTAGACTGCCACCCGGAGCTTTTTGAGGAATATCTCATGAGGAAGGGAAAAAGTGACACCTTGAGCAGGTGGCTTAAAGAGCACCAGCCGTCCAAAACCTCTCCGGTGGAGGAGAAGCGCGGAGTCGCCAGGGATCCGTTCTGGCCCTCGAACCCCGATGGGCTGAAGCGCAGGTCGTCCCACATGGAGCTCCGTAGAAACTTCGCCCGGTCCAAAGCGATGACGGCGCACCGGACCTACGACGAACAGTCTCAGTCCAGCATGCGACGGCGCGCGCTCCTGCGGAAAGCCAGCTCGTTACCACCGACCACCGCTCACATCCTGAGCGCGCTGCTGGAGTCCAGAGTGAACGTGCCTCAGTATGCCTCCAGCGCCATCGACTACAAATACCGCCTCAAGGAGTCCAACGAGAGGGAGTTCTTCCTCGAGCTCGTTAAAGACATTTCTAACGAGCTTGACATGACAAATCTGAGTTACAAGATTTTGATCAATGTGTGTATCATGGTCGACGCGGACATGTGTTCGCTCTTCCTCGTCGAGGGTCCGTTTCATAAGAGGACCCTCGTGTCAAAGTTTTTTGATGTGCATTCGGGAACTACGGTGCGACCGTCTTCTAGCACACTTGATTCAAACGAGGTGCAGGTTCCGTGGGGAAAAGGCATCATAGGCTATGTAGCAGAACACGGAGAGACAGTCAATATACCGAACGCATACGAG GACCATCGTTTCAGCGATGAAATTGACAAGTTGACGGGCTATAAGACTCAGTCCATTCTGTGCATGGCCATCCACAACAGTGATGGAGAGGTCATTGGTGTAGTGCAGGCCATCAACAAGAACCCCAATGGAACTCCATTCACTGAGGATGATGAGAAG GTGATGCATATGTATCTACCATTCTGCGGAATATCGATCTCCAATGCCAAACTCTTCTCTGAATCCCGTAAGGAGTATGATAGGAGCAGG GCCCTGCTGGAGGTGGTGAACGATCTGTTTGAGGAACAGACGGATCTGGAGAAGATCGTGAGGAAGATCATGCAGCGTGCGCTGACGTTGCTACAGTGTGAGCGCTGCTCCGTTCTTCTGCTAGAAGACATCCACTCCCCT GTGGTAAAGTTCTCCCAGACATTTGAGCTCATGTCTCCACTCTGCAGTGTTGATCATGACATAAG CATGGAGAAGGTGTCGTGCTCTGACTGGTTGATCAATAACAGCATTGCTGAGTTGGTAGCATCTACTGGGCTACCCGTTAACATTAGTGACGTCTGTCAGGATCCCCGTTTTGATGCTGAA GCAGACCAGGCTTCTGGTTTTCATATCAGATCAGTTTTGTGTGTCCCCATCTGGAATCGAACACATCAGATTATCG GTGTTGCCCAGATACTGAACCGCTTGGATAGGAAAACCTTTAATGATGCAGATCAAAGGCTGTTTGAG GCATTTGTTATTTTCTGTGGTCTGGGAATTAACAACACAATGATGTATAACCAGGTTAAGAAGACTTGGGCCAAGCAGTCCGTGGCTTTAGAT aTGCTGTCCTATCATGCTACGTGCTCCAAAGCAGAGGTTGATCGGCTGAAG GCCGCTAAGATCCCCCTGAGCAGTGAGCTCGGGATCGATGAGTTCCACTTTAATGACTTTTCCCTGGACAACGATGCCATGATCACCGCCTCCCTGCGGATGTTTTTGGAGCTTGGCGTCGTGCAGAAATTCAAAATTGATTATGAG GTGCTGTGCCGGTGGCTGCTTACCGTGAGGAAGAACTACCGCACCGTAGCGTATCACAACTGGAGACACGCCTTCAACGTCTCGCAGTGCATGTTTGTCATGATCACC ACTGCCGGGTTCCAGGAGGTGCTGACAGACACAGAGACTCTGGCTCTTATGGTTGGCTGTCTCTGCCATGACCTGGACCATCGTGGAACAAATAATGCCTTTCAGGCCAA GTCTGGCTCTGCACTGGCGCTCTTATATGGAACATCTGCCACACTTGAGCATCATCATTTCAACCATGCTGTCATGATTCTACAGAGTGAG GGTCACAACATCTTTGCCAATCTGTCCTCTAAGGAGTACAGCAACATGATGCAGCTGTTGAAACAGGCAATTCTGGCCACAGATCTCACCTTGTACTTCAA AAGGAGAACAAAGTTCTTTGAATGTGTTCTGTCTGGCCAGTTCAGTTGGAGCAATGAGGAACACAGAGACATTATTAG ATCTATGCTGATGACTGCATGTGACTTGGGTGCTGTGACTCGACCATGGGAGATCTCTAAACAG GTGGCTGAACTGGTGACCAGTGAATTTTTTGAACAGGGGGACAGAGAGAGATCAGAGCTGAAGTTGACTCCAGCA GCCATTTTTGACCGCAATCGTAAAGATGAGCTTCCTGAACTGCAGTTGGAATGGATTGATGGGATCTGTATGCCCCTGTATGAG gcTCTTGTGAAGTTGAATAGGAAGCTACAGCCAATGGTGGATGGAATAGATGCCAACAGAAAAAAGTGGGAGGAGCTCTGTCTGTCCTATCAGCAAACACGGAGAGCCTCAAAGTGTAACAGCAGTCTGGAGGCGGGAGAGAATACAGAAGCGTGTCACTGTGCAGACTCCGCCCATGAGCCGGAATCAAGTCAGTGTGAAGCAACCAATCAGAGCACAGACTCCACCTACAGCGTGGAGCCAAATCAGACCCCAGCAGCCAATTAG